A single region of the Aptenodytes patagonicus chromosome 7, bAptPat1.pri.cur, whole genome shotgun sequence genome encodes:
- the CCNK gene encoding cyclin-K — protein sequence MKENKENSSPSVNLANLDHTKPCWYWDKKDLAHTPSQLEGLDPATEARYRREGARFIFDVGTRLGLHYDTLATGIIYFHRFYMFHSFKQFPRYVTGACCLFLAGKVEETPKKCKDIIKTARSLLNDVQFGQFGDDPKEEVMVLERILLQTIKFDLQVEHPYQFLLKYAKQLKGDKNKIQKLVQMAWTFVNDSLCTTLSLQWEPEIIAVAVMYLAGRLCKFEIQEWTSKPMYRRWWEQFVQDVPVDVLEDICHQILDLYSQGKQQMPHHTPHQLQQPPSLQSTPQAPTVQQSQQSQSSEQSQTQQQKESQQSAQQQQQQQQQTQAQQSKKPSPQSSPPRQIKRPAAVSPKEETKTSEPPPPSKIPKIETSHPPIPPAHPPPERKPPLTTAVSMGEAEQSTTVDSVDVPKVQIPPPAHPAPVHQPPPLPHRPPPPPPTSYITGMSTTNSYMSGEGYQSLQSMMKTEGPTYGALPPAYGPPTHLPYHPHVYPPNPPPPVPPPPPTSFPPPNIPPPTPGYPPPPTYNPNFPPPRLPPTHAVPPHPPPGLGMPPASYPPPTVPPGGQPPVPPPIPPPGMPPVAGLGRATWMR from the exons atgaaGGAGAATAAAGAAAATTCCAGCCCTTCTGTGAACTTGGCAAACCTGGACCATACAAAACCATGTTGGTACTGGGATAAGAAAGATTTGGCACATACACCGTCACAGCTAGAAGGGCTTGATCCAGCTACTGAGGCACGATACCGCAGAGAGGGGGCCAGATTCATATTCGATGTGGGAACACGTTTAGGGTT ACATTATGATACTCTAGCAACCGGAATAATTTATTTCCATCGGTTTTATATGTTTCATTCCTTCAAACAATTCCCAAGATAT GTGACAGGAGCCTGCTGTCTCTTCCTAGCAGGAAAAGTTGAAGAAACACCTAAGAAATGTAAAGATATAATTAAAACAGCTCGTAGCTTGCTAAATGATGTACAGTTTGGACAGTTTGGAGATGACCCAAAG GAAGAAGTGATGGTCCTCGAAAGAATCTTACTACAAACAATAAAGTTTGATTTGCAAGTGGAACATCCCTACCAATTTCTTCTCAAGTATGCCAAACAACTCAAAG gagacaaaaataaaattcagaaactgGTTCAAATGGCGTGGACATTTGTCAATGACAG TCTCTGCACTACACTGTCACTGCAGTGGGAACCTGAGATCATAGCTGTTGCAGTTATGTACTTAGCAGGCCGTTTGTGTAAGTTTGAAATACAGGAATGGACATCGAAACCAATGTACAGACGATGGTGGGAGCAATTTGTCCAAGATGTTCCTGTTGATGTTCTGGAAG acatctgtCATCAGATCCTGGATCTATACTCACAGGGAAAACAGCAAATGCCTCATCATACTCCTCACCAGTTGCAGCAGCCACCATCTCTTCAATCTACACCACAGGCACCTACGGTACAGCAATCCCAGCAATCCCAGAGTTCAGAGCAATCACAGACTCAGCAGCAAAAAGAGTCACAACAGTCAgcacaacaacagcagcagcagcagcagcaaacacaagCACAGCAATCTAAAAAGCCCTCTCCCCAGTCAAGTCCTCCTAGACAGATTAAAAGACCAGCA gctgTATCtccaaaagaagaaacaaagacatCAG aaccaccaccaccatctAAAATTCCTAAAATTGAAACTTCACATCCACCAATACCTCCTGCACATCCGCCTCCAG AGCGCAAGCCTCCTTTGACAACTGCAGTTTCAATGGGAGAGGCAGAGCAATCTACTACTGTGGACTCAGTAGATGTGCCAAAGGTCCAGATTCCTCCCCCTGCTCATCCTGCCCCAGTACATCAACCTCCACCTCTGCCGCATcgtcccccacccccaccccccaccagtTATATTACAGGGATGTCTACTACAAATTCCTACATGTCAGGGGAGGGTTATCAAAGTCTTCAGTCAATGATGAAAACAGAAGGACCAACTTACGGAGCTTTACCACCGGCCTATGGACCACCAACTCATCTACCGTATCATCCTCATGTCTATCCTCCCAACCCTCCACCACCAGTTCCACCTCCACCCCCTACTTCATTCCCCCCGCCCAATATTCCACCTCCTACTCCTGGATATCCTCCTCCACCTACATACAACCCTAATTTCCCTCCTCCAAGACTGCCTCCAACTCATGCAGTACCACCTCATCCACCTCCAGGGCTGGGAATGCCACCAGCTAGTTACCCCCCGCCTACTGTTCCCCCAGGTGGACAGCCACCTGTACCACCTCCAATTCCACCACCTGGTATGCCACCTGTAGCAGGACTTGGACGTGCTACATGGATGAGATAG